The Gammaproteobacteria bacterium genome contains a region encoding:
- the nadC gene encoding carboxylating nicotinate-nucleotide diphosphorylase — protein sequence MKFIPPGTVALLERALAEDLAAAGDITTNAVVPAGVRMQATLVTREEGTIAGLEASLRVFTLLDDDVAITTQIGEGTPVKAGTALAVLEGPAVALLAGERTSLNLLCHLSGIATATAAAVAAVEGTGAVVADTRKTTPGLRALEKMAVHLGGGRNHRFGLYDAVLIKDNHLALIGTVGATVRRARDRVGHMVKIEVEVETLDALAEALDAGVDAVLLDNMSPPLLREAVRLVDGRCITESSGSITLDTIRTVAETGVDVVSLGWITHSAPALDIALDAG from the coding sequence ATGAAGTTCATCCCTCCCGGCACCGTCGCTCTGCTGGAGCGCGCCCTCGCCGAGGATCTCGCCGCTGCAGGGGACATCACCACGAACGCGGTCGTGCCCGCGGGTGTCCGCATGCAGGCCACTCTGGTGACGCGCGAAGAGGGGACCATCGCCGGACTCGAGGCATCGTTGCGGGTGTTCACCCTCCTCGACGACGATGTCGCCATTACGACGCAGATCGGCGAGGGGACTCCGGTGAAAGCGGGTACGGCGCTGGCAGTCCTCGAAGGGCCCGCGGTGGCGCTCCTCGCCGGCGAGCGCACCAGCCTGAACCTGCTCTGCCACCTCTCCGGGATTGCGACCGCCACCGCAGCAGCCGTCGCTGCCGTCGAAGGGACCGGTGCCGTAGTTGCAGACACCCGTAAGACCACGCCGGGGTTGCGGGCGCTGGAGAAGATGGCGGTGCACCTCGGCGGCGGACGAAACCATCGCTTCGGGCTCTACGACGCCGTCCTGATCAAGGACAACCACCTGGCTCTGATCGGCACCGTGGGTGCAACGGTGCGGCGGGCGAGGGACCGGGTCGGCCACATGGTGAAGATCGAGGTAGAGGTGGAGACACTCGACGCTCTGGCGGAGGCGCTCGATGCCGGAGTCGACGCGGTGCTGCTCGACAACATGAGCCCTCCCCTGCTTCGCGAGGCCGTGCGCCTGGTCGACGGCCGGTGCATCACCGAGTCCTCCGGATCGATCACACTCGACACGATCCGCACGGTTGCCGAGACCGGCGTCGACGTGGTGTCGCTGGGCTGGATCACACATTCGGCTCCTGCCCTCGACATAGCCCTCGACGCCGGGTGA
- a CDS encoding L-aspartate oxidase, with protein sequence MRIETAGTVVVGSGIAGLSAALALGSCVILTRSELGSGSSRHAQGGIAAAIGPDDDPAAHAADTVTVGSGLNDRLVVDAVTAAAPDRIRWLEELGARFDHRGSRLVLGREAGHSTRRIVHADGDATGAEVMRTLVAAVRARAEIDVLTGYDLVDLVRNEGRVTGILALDPIGEPILLLASAVVLATGGIGQLFLHTTNPREVTGDGLAAAARAGAELADLEFMQFHPTALAVPADPLPLLTEALRGEGALLVDGQGERIMEGVHPDAELAPRDLVARAVWRRMEQGHQIGLDATHLGERFLERFPTVWEAADTYGLDPRREPLPVTPAAHFHMGGIATDARGRTSLPGLWAVGEVASTGLHGANRLASNSLLEGMAIAASLAGDVASVATLPAADPGRLEVPADALSVDRGRDPAAIDSIRETAWRWVGIIRDASGLGAAREYFGLLGRTGLVERNLRAVGELIAAAALARTESRGAHFRSDYPTPDPAQAHRSLVRPDAAPSATTVPRSRI encoded by the coding sequence GTGAGGATCGAAACCGCCGGCACCGTCGTGGTCGGGTCAGGTATCGCCGGACTGTCCGCGGCACTCGCTCTCGGTTCCTGCGTCATTCTCACCCGCTCCGAGCTGGGGTCGGGATCGAGCCGTCACGCCCAGGGTGGGATCGCCGCCGCGATCGGCCCTGACGATGACCCCGCCGCTCACGCCGCCGACACCGTCACCGTCGGTTCGGGACTGAACGATCGACTCGTCGTCGATGCCGTGACTGCAGCGGCTCCGGATCGGATCCGGTGGCTGGAGGAACTCGGCGCCCGATTCGACCACCGTGGGAGCCGCTTAGTGCTGGGAAGAGAAGCCGGGCATTCGACCCGCCGCATCGTCCATGCCGATGGCGACGCCACAGGAGCAGAGGTGATGCGCACCCTCGTCGCCGCAGTCCGGGCACGGGCGGAGATCGACGTTCTCACCGGCTACGACCTGGTCGATCTGGTGCGCAACGAGGGGCGGGTGACCGGAATTCTCGCTCTCGATCCGATAGGCGAACCGATTCTGCTGCTTGCCTCTGCGGTCGTGCTGGCAACGGGGGGCATCGGGCAGCTCTTCCTGCACACCACCAACCCGCGGGAAGTGACCGGTGACGGCCTCGCAGCGGCCGCCCGGGCGGGCGCAGAGCTGGCCGACCTCGAGTTCATGCAGTTCCACCCGACGGCGCTCGCCGTTCCCGCCGACCCGCTGCCGCTTCTCACCGAGGCGTTGCGCGGTGAGGGAGCCCTGCTCGTCGATGGGCAGGGTGAACGCATCATGGAGGGGGTGCATCCCGACGCAGAGCTCGCCCCCCGTGACCTGGTAGCGCGCGCGGTGTGGCGCCGGATGGAGCAAGGCCACCAGATCGGACTCGATGCCACCCATCTCGGCGAACGGTTCCTCGAACGCTTCCCCACCGTCTGGGAGGCGGCCGACACCTATGGCCTCGATCCGCGACGGGAACCGCTTCCCGTCACTCCTGCAGCACACTTCCACATGGGTGGCATCGCCACCGACGCCCGGGGCCGCACCAGCCTCCCTGGGCTGTGGGCGGTCGGCGAGGTGGCCTCGACGGGGCTGCACGGCGCCAACCGGCTCGCCTCCAACTCGCTGCTCGAGGGCATGGCCATTGCCGCCAGCCTGGCAGGGGACGTGGCCTCGGTCGCGACGCTCCCGGCCGCCGATCCGGGGCGGCTCGAGGTGCCTGCCGATGCACTCTCCGTCGATCGGGGTCGCGACCCGGCGGCGATCGACTCGATCAGGGAGACCGCCTGGCGATGGGTCGGCATCATCAGAGACGCCTCCGGGCTCGGCGCGGCAAGGGAGTACTTCGGTCTGCTCGGACGAACAGGGCTCGTCGAACGGAACCTGCGTGCCGTGGGAGAGCTGATCGCCGCGGCGGCGCTGGCCCGCACCGAGTCGAGAGGAGCCCACTTCCGCAGTGACTACCCCACACCCGATCCTGCACAGGCGCACCGCTCCCTGGTGCGGCCCGATGCGGCGCCATCGGCGACGACTGTGCCGCGGAGTCGGATATGA
- the nadA gene encoding quinolinate synthase NadA produces MTAPPVADRLAAVLPAAEVALATPLLEEIEALKRTRNAVVLAHNYMTPDIFHGAADVTGDSLALARMAADTDADVIVMAGVHFMAETAALLNPERTVLIPDLDAGCSLAESITPEQVRALRRTHPGVPVAVYVNTSAAVKAEADITCTSSNAVQIVESLGAEQVIFLPDRYLAAWVATQTDVEIIDWQGSCIVHEQFTGDDLRFHRGAMPRLTILAHPECPPDVLEEADFVGSTAAMERWVTDRHPEQVMLVTECSMSDNVAAAVPDVEFIRPCNLCPHMKRITLEGVRDSLLHLRHRVVVDPDIAGRAGAAVERMLSVS; encoded by the coding sequence ATGACCGCACCTCCCGTCGCCGACCGCCTTGCCGCGGTCCTTCCCGCCGCAGAGGTCGCTCTCGCCACGCCTTTGCTCGAGGAAATCGAAGCGCTGAAGCGCACGCGCAACGCCGTCGTGCTCGCCCACAATTACATGACCCCCGATATCTTCCATGGGGCTGCGGACGTCACCGGCGACTCGCTGGCTCTGGCACGGATGGCGGCGGACACCGATGCCGATGTCATCGTCATGGCGGGGGTCCACTTCATGGCCGAGACGGCCGCGCTGCTCAATCCGGAACGGACCGTGCTCATCCCCGATCTCGACGCCGGATGTTCCCTCGCCGAGTCGATCACGCCCGAGCAGGTGCGAGCGCTGCGCCGCACCCATCCGGGGGTCCCCGTCGCGGTCTACGTCAATACCTCGGCAGCCGTCAAGGCAGAGGCGGACATAACCTGCACCTCATCGAACGCGGTCCAGATCGTCGAGAGCCTGGGTGCAGAACAGGTCATCTTCCTCCCCGACCGGTACCTGGCCGCCTGGGTCGCCACACAGACCGACGTCGAGATCATCGATTGGCAGGGGAGCTGCATCGTGCACGAGCAGTTCACCGGAGACGATCTCCGCTTCCACCGGGGAGCCATGCCGCGACTGACGATCTTGGCGCATCCGGAGTGCCCTCCCGACGTCCTCGAGGAGGCCGACTTCGTCGGCTCTACGGCCGCCATGGAGCGATGGGTCACCGACCGCCATCCCGAGCAGGTGATGCTCGTCACGGAGTGCTCGATGTCGGACAATGTGGCGGCTGCCGTCCCGGACGTCGAGTTCATCCGACCCTGCAACCTGTGTCCGCATATGAAGCGGATCACCCTCGAGGGCGTGCGCGATTCCCTGCTCCATCTCAGACACCGGGTTGTCGTCGATCCCGATATCGCAGGCAGAGCCGGTGCCGCCGTCGAGCGCATGCTCTCCGTATCGTGA